The Panicum virgatum strain AP13 chromosome 5K, P.virgatum_v5, whole genome shotgun sequence genome has a window encoding:
- the LOC120705614 gene encoding cytochrome P450 710A1-like — protein MAAESLSGFLDIRAAAPFLVAAVAFYFLVEQLSYHRKKGPLPGPPLVVPFLGSVAPMIRDPTGYWDAQAARAKKSGAGLAADFLVGRFIVFIRDSELSQRVFANVRPDAFHLIGHPFGKKLFGEHNLIYMFGEEHKDLRRRIAPNFTPRALSTYAALQQRVILAHLRRWLDRSAAEGGRAFPIRVPCRDMNLETSQTVFAGPYLTGEARRRFERDYNLFNVGLMALPVDLPGFAFRRARQGVARLVRTLGACARESKARMRAGGEPECLVDYWMQDTLREMEEAAAAGRPPPAHTDDEEIGGFMFDFLFAAQDASTSSLCWAVSALDAHPEVLARVRAEVSAVWSPESGEPITAEEIQAMRYTQAVAREVVRHRPPATLVPHIAGEAFELTEWYTVPKGAIVFPSVYESSFQGFPEAEAFDPERFFSESRREDVAFKRNFLAFGAGPHQCLGQRYALNHLVLFLALFVSVVDFRRERTPGCDDPVYMPTIVPKDGCAVHLAQRCAKFPTF, from the coding sequence ATGGCGGCGGAGTCGCTGTCCGGTTTCTTGGAcatccgcgcggcggcgccgttcctggtggcggcggtggccttctacttcctggtggagcAGCTGTCGTACCACCGCAAGAAGGGCCCCCTGCCGGGCCCGCCGCTCGTCGTGCCGTTCCTCGGGAGCGTCGCCCCCATGATCCGCGACCCGACGGGGTACTGGGACGCGCAGGCGGCGCGCGCCAAGAAGTCCGGCGCGGGGCTCGCCGCCGACTTCCTGGTCGGgcggttcatcgtcttcatcCGCGACTCGGAGCTGTCGCAGCGCGTGTTCGCCAACGTCCGCCCCGACGCGTTCCACCTCATCGGCCACCCCTTCGGCAAGAAGCTCTTCGGGGAGCACAACCTCATCTACATGTTCGGCGAGGAGCACAAGGACCTGCGCCGCCGGATCGCGCCCAACTTCACGCCGCGCGCGCTCTCCACCTACGCCGCCCTCCAGCAGCGCGTCATCCTGGCGCACCTCCGGCGGTGGCTGgaccggagcgccgccgaggGCGGGCGGGCCTTCCCCATACGGGTGCCCTGCCGCGACATGAACCTGGAGACCTCGCAGACGGTGTTCGCGGGGCCGTACCTCaccggggaggcgcggcggcggttcgaGCGGGATTACAACCTCTTCAACGTCGGCCTCATGGCCCTGCCCGTGGACCTGCCCGGGTTCGCGTTccggcgcgcgcggcagggCGTGGCGCGGCTGGTGCGCACGCTGGGCGCGTGCGCGCGGGAGAGCAAGGCGCGcatgcgcgccggcggcgagcccgaGTGCCTGGTGGACTACTGGATGCAGGACACGCTGCGGGAgatggaggaggccgcggcggcggggcgcccgccgccggcgcacacAGACGACGAGGAGATCGGCGGGTTCATGTTCGACTTTCTGTTCGCGGCGCAGGACGCGTCGACGTCGTCCCTGTGCTGGGCGGTGTCGGCGCTGGACGCCCACCCGGAGGTGCTGGCCCGCGTGCGCGCCGAGGTGTCGGCGGTGTGGTCGCCCGAGTCGGGCGAGCCCATCACCGCGGAGGAGATCCAGGCGATGCGGTACACCCAGGCGGTGGCGCGCGAGGTGGTCCggcaccggccgccggcgacgctggTGCCGCACATCGCGGGCGAGGCGTTCGAGCTGACGGAGTGGTACACGGTGCCCAAGGGCGCCATCGTGTTCCCGTCGGTGTACGAGTCGTCGTTCCAGGGGTTCCCGGAGGCGGAGGCGTTCGACCCGGAGCGCTTCTTCTCCGAGTCGCGGCGGGAGGACGTGGCGTTCAAGCGCAATTTCCTGGCGTTCGGCGCCGGGCCGCACCAGTGCTTGGGGCAGCGCTACGCGCTCAACCACCTGGTGCTCTTCCTGGCGCTCTTCGTGTCGGTGGTGGACTTCCGGCGGGAGAGGACGCCGGGGTGCGACGACCCGGTGTACATGCCGACCATCGTGCCCAAGGACGGCTGCGCCGTTCACCTCGCGCAGCGCTGCGCCAAGTTCCCGACTTTCTGA